The Iamia sp. SCSIO 61187 genomic sequence CACCCCTGGCGCGCGATACCTGCTGTGGTCGCCCCCTCGGTGCTCGAGACGGCCATCATCTGGCTCCTGCCCGTCGGCTTCCTCGTCCTCGCCAGGCCCCGATGGGCGGCAGCGGTGGCCATCGCCGGGCTCCCGCTCCTGCTGTCGAGCGCGGCGGCGACGTCGGTCACGTGGTTCCACCACGCCGCCGCGCTCGTCCCCTTCACCGTCGGCGGGGCCGTCGCCGCCTTGGCCGGCCCACGACGTCGACTCGAGCATCCGGCGCTCCTCGTCACCGGTGTCGTGGCGGCGCTCCTCGTCGGCAGCCCCTTCGCCCCTGGCCACCCGCCCGAGCTCCGCCTGACCGACATCTCCCGGCCCCGTGCCGTCCCCGGCCTCGACGCCGCCCTGGCCCAGGTGGAACCGGACGACGGCGTGGCCGTGGAGGTGAGGCTCCTCCCTGCTGTGTCTCGCCGCACGACCGCCATCGACATCTCCGCCGCACTCGACGCAGGCGACCCCACGTCGGCGCTGGCGGACGTCGATGTCATCATCGTCGGACCCGAGCGTGTGGACGAGGTCACCGATCTCGGGTGGGAACCGGCCGGTCCCACCGCCCACCCGCACGACCTCGTCGCGCTCAGGCGAGACGACGGGTAGAGCCGTCCCGCTCAACCTCGGGGCCCCCCCGCCGATCCTCCGATGGTGACCGTCCCCGCTGTCGAGACCCGCTCGGTCGCGGTGCACGCTCTCGTCGGCACGATGCTGTTGGCGCTGCTGGTCCTGGGCGACGTCCAGCGCCTCGGCGGCCACCCCCTCGGGCTCGTCCAACCAGGGGAGCGGGGACCGGCCGCCGAGCTGATCCACGACGACTTCCCCGACGTCGAGCTCCCCGACAGCCTCGGCCTCGACGGGCAGATGACCTATGCCATGGCCCGCGACGCCTGGTCGGTCGACGCCCCGTCGGACTCCCTCGACCGACCCCGCTACCGACTCCAGCGGCCGCTGCTCTCGTGGGTCGCCGGCACCGTGCACCCCGGGCCGGGCATGGGGCTGGTGTGGACCCTCTTCGGGCTCGGGCTGACGGCGGTCGCCGCCGGCGCCTGGGCCACCGGGAGGCTCAGCGTCTCCTGGGGCGGCCCGCCGTGGGTCGCGGCCCTCTTCCCTGTCCTGCCGGGCACGTTCATGGCCGTGCGGGTGACCACCTCCGACGCCGTCGGGGTGGCCCTCGCCCTGCTGGCGGTCGCCCTCGCGGCCCGGGGCCGCACCACTCTCGCCGTCGGCATCGGCGTCGCCGCCGTGCTGGCCAAGGAGCCGACGTTGCTGGTGCTGGCCGGGTGGGCCCTCGCCCACCGGACGCCCCGCCACATCGCCGTGGCCGTCGTCCCGGCCGCGGTCGGTGGGGCCTGGATGGTCGGCCTGCGCATCCTCGTCCCCGGGGCCGAGGGGCTGAACGGCGACATCGGGCTGCCCTTCGTCGGCCTGCTGGGAGCGGCGATCGACATCTGGTCCGAGGGCCGCGAGCTGTGGGGGCTGGCCGGAACGGTCCTGGCTCTGGTGCTGGGCATCACCGCCCTCGCCCGGCGTGGCCTCCGCCACCCCCTCGGGGCAGCCGTGGTCCTCCACCTGGCGTTCCTCCTCGTCGCAGGGAGCAACCCGCTGGGGACGAGCTTCGGGGGGACCCGCACAGGCCTCGCCCTCACCGCCCTGGCCATGATCGCCCTGGCCACCCCCGACGCTCCGCCGGTCCCCGGCCTCCGGCGGGCTCCGGGCGGCAAGGCGTCGGCGACTGCCGGCACGGCGCCGACCGCGGACGATACGGCCGCTGTCTCGCTCCCGGCGGTCGCCGTCAGCGGCGGACGCTGAACTCCTCGTCCTCGCAAGGGGCGACCGGTCGCTCCGGGCCCGGTGCGGCCGACGGTGGCTCTCGCAACCGGTAGACGAGCGTGCTCCCGCCCCCCAGGGTGCCCACCGGGCAGTAGGCCCGGAGCCAGGCGAGGTCGTCGCGGTTCACGACGGTCAACGAGGTGACGCCCACCGCCAGCCACCCCGTCACCTCATCGAGGTCGGCGCCGACGAGGCGACGCGTGCCGGGCCCGGGCGCGAGCCCCCGGGGGCTGATCACTGCGACCCACGGGTCGTCGCGGCCCTCGGCCCAGTCCCGGACCCGCCAGAGGTCCTGACCGAAGTCGATGTTGGAGTCGCTGACCCAGCGGTACCCGGGGCGGAAGGCGAGGGGTCGCCACGCCAGGGCGTGGCTGCTGGCGCTGAGCAGCACCCCGGCCTGCACCAGGGCGACGAGCGCCAACAGGATGCGGCCCGGGACGACCGCGCCGGGCCATCGAGCGCGGGCCGCGCAGACCGCGTGACCGGCACCGGCGGCGGCGACCACCAGCCACAGAGCCAGCGACGGCATGGCCAGCCGCAACCCGAGGTTGAGCGGCTGCAGCGCCGTGAAGGCGAACAGCGCCAACCCCGGGAGCGCCACCAGCGCGAGGGGCCGGCGCTGCTCGCGAGGACCGGCGACCCAGCCCAGGGGGCCGGCCACGAGCAGGCCGAGGACCGGGAAGGGCACGGTCGCGACGAGGGCACCGGGGAAGTACCACCAGCGCGATCCCTCCCACGCCCGGCCGAGGAGCCACGCCGGGCGGGGGTCGGACGTCACCGTCAGGTGACCGAGCCCGACCCGCCACTCCTGAGGCGCCGGGACGATCAGCGCCAGCCGGGCCAACACCGACCGATCGCCGGCTGCGGCCACCAGGGCGTCGAAGCGCTCCCCCGGCGCGCCGCCGGGGGAGGCGGGGTCGAAGCCGCGGTAGACGAGCCACAGGCCGACCCAGCCGACCAGCCCTGCCACCCCCACGTGACGCAGGCGTGCGGCCCGGTCGCCCGGGCACGACACCGCGACGGCCACGAGCGCGACGGGCACCAGCACCAGCGCGCTGTGACGGGTCACCAGCGCCACGGCGAGGACCACCCCGACCAATGCGGCCGACCTCAGGTCGGGCCGATCGTGGTGGCGGACGAGGGCGGCCACCACAGCCAGGGTGGCCACCGTGAAGGCGATGTCGATCGACTGCACCGCCCCGAGCCCCAGGACGACGGGCGTCGTGAGCCAGGCGCCGGCCGCGACGAGGCCGGCGCCGTCGCCCGCCAGCCGCCGGGCGAGGTGGTGCACGAGCAGACCGGCGACGAGGGCGAGGGCCAGGGGCACGAGGCGACTCAGGAACACCACTCGCCGCAGATCTCCCTCAGCGTCGTTGGCGGCGAGGACGGCGTCGGTGTGGTCGAACCAGTCACCGTCGTCCCAGTCGGTGCCCTTGGGCACGATCGGCCCGGCGGCCAGAGCGGGGGCCGCGGAGACGAGCTTCGGGAGCACCGGGTGCTCGGGGCTCATCCGCAGGTCGCCGTGGACCCAGTACGACAGGCCGCTGGCCAGACCCACGCCCTCGTCCACCGTCGGCGAGTCGGCCCACGCCTGGCGCAGGCCACTGACGGTGAACACCACGGCGAGCAGGCCGACGACGAGGCGGCCGACCACCCGAGCGTCCATCGCTGCCATGGTGGTCGACGGACCCTGCCTCCATGGTGATCATCGGGTGGCGGGGGCGTTGCCCGGGCAGCTGGTGCCCCGTTGCCGTCCGCCTGCACCCTCCGACCCGGACGCCGCCCAACCTTGGACGGCAACCGCATCATGCTGCGGCGTTCCGTCCAAAGTTCGGTGGGGGTCAGCCCACCTGGCGGAGCTCCCGCTTGAGCTCCTTGATCTCGTCGCGGAGGCGGGCGGCGTACTCGAAGCGGAGGTCGGACGAGGCCTCGTGCATCTCCTCCTCGAGGGTGTGGATGAGCCGGGCCAGCTCCTCGCCCGGCAGGCCGGCCAGCTCCTCGCGGCGCTTCTTGTCGGCCGCCCGCTCCTTGCGGCTGCCGCCACCGGGCATGGGCGCCTTGTCCTCGGCCGGCCGGATCAGGGCCAAGATGTCGGTGACGGCCTTGCGGATCGTCTTCGGGTCGATGCCGTGCTCGATGTTGTAGGCCTGCTGGAGACCCCGGCGACGGTTGGTCTCGCTGATCGCCTTCTGCATCGAGGGCGTGACGGTGTCCGCGTACATGATCACCTGGCCCTCGACGTTGCGGGCGGCCCGGCCGATGGTCTGGATGAGCGACGTCTCGCTGCGGAGGAACCCCTCCTTGTCGGCGTCGAGGATGGCCACCAGCGACACCTCGGGC encodes the following:
- a CDS encoding glycosyltransferase family 39 protein — protein: MDARVVGRLVVGLLAVVFTVSGLRQAWADSPTVDEGVGLASGLSYWVHGDLRMSPEHPVLPKLVSAAPALAAGPIVPKGTDWDDGDWFDHTDAVLAANDAEGDLRRVVFLSRLVPLALALVAGLLVHHLARRLAGDGAGLVAAGAWLTTPVVLGLGAVQSIDIAFTVATLAVVAALVRHHDRPDLRSAALVGVVLAVALVTRHSALVLVPVALVAVAVSCPGDRAARLRHVGVAGLVGWVGLWLVYRGFDPASPGGAPGERFDALVAAAGDRSVLARLALIVPAPQEWRVGLGHLTVTSDPRPAWLLGRAWEGSRWWYFPGALVATVPFPVLGLLVAGPLGWVAGPREQRRPLALVALPGLALFAFTALQPLNLGLRLAMPSLALWLVVAAAGAGHAVCAARARWPGAVVPGRILLALVALVQAGVLLSASSHALAWRPLAFRPGYRWVSDSNIDFGQDLWRVRDWAEGRDDPWVAVISPRGLAPGPGTRRLVGADLDEVTGWLAVGVTSLTVVNRDDLAWLRAYCPVGTLGGGSTLVYRLREPPSAAPGPERPVAPCEDEEFSVRR